The following coding sequences lie in one Candidatus Reconcilbacillus cellulovorans genomic window:
- a CDS encoding phage shock protein A, which yields MSVFRRIGDLTKATVHEILDKLEDPVMMLNQYLRDMEDEIARAEVTAAKQMAAERKLNEQKSEAERRVGQCEAEAERALLAGDEPAARAALERKLYFQSRAAELANWREEARKRSEELLRQLREMKEDYYRMRHKRNELAARAQMAQARKQMAEFGAAHAFEAGTAARGFQRIEEKILRMEAEADIAASPFAAPGYAVSPAASPFVGTPQAQDERRERVEEELRALKAKLNGDA from the coding sequence ATGAGCGTGTTCAGACGAATCGGCGACTTGACGAAAGCGACGGTTCATGAAATTTTGGACAAACTGGAAGATCCGGTGATGATGCTGAATCAGTATCTCCGCGACATGGAAGACGAGATCGCGCGCGCTGAGGTGACGGCTGCCAAGCAGATGGCGGCCGAGCGGAAACTGAACGAGCAGAAGTCGGAGGCCGAGCGGCGGGTCGGCCAGTGCGAGGCGGAGGCCGAGCGGGCGCTTCTGGCCGGCGACGAACCGGCGGCCCGGGCGGCGCTGGAGCGCAAGCTGTATTTCCAGTCGCGCGCCGCTGAGCTGGCGAATTGGCGCGAGGAGGCGCGGAAACGTTCGGAGGAGCTGTTGCGGCAGTTGCGCGAAATGAAAGAAGACTATTACCGCATGCGCCACAAGCGCAACGAGCTGGCGGCCCGAGCGCAGATGGCGCAGGCGAGAAAACAGATGGCCGAATTCGGCGCGGCGCACGCGTTCGAGGCGGGCACGGCCGCCCGCGGGTTCCAACGCATCGAGGAAAAAATTTTGCGTATGGAAGCCGAAGCGGACATTGCGGCGTCGCCCTTCGCCGCGCCTGGTTACGCGGTATCGCCGGCCGCTTCGCCTTTCGTCGGAACGCCGCAAGCACAGGACGAACGGCGCGAGCGCGTCGAGGAGGAATTGCGTGCGCTGAAGGCGAAACTTAACGGCGATGCCTGA
- a CDS encoding sensor histidine kinase, translated as MRGRTGGIWREIAGTVLYGWCVLAVAAYASTTFGLFPVEDRWAEAAAVFGIAALGASGLGAAVGYWRASRVRRRIDELDGCLTAWEKGNFSYPVPAFEDEAFGRLAERLGDIGRIWQEQISSLQRLSSHNAELAEKAKAAAANEERQRLARELHDAVSQQLFAISMTATAARREIERDAERTKRQLELIEEMAAVAQSEMRALLLHLRPVALEGRPLAHGLAALLAELRSKVPMDIAWEFEEPLSLPKGIEDHLFRIAQEALSNALRHSRATRLEVKLFRSGDAVRLLVRDDGVGFDPAAAKPAAYGLATMRERVSEIGGTMQLVTAPGRGTRIDIRVPVLPGTHEEGADRSEIGGYDETD; from the coding sequence ATGCGCGGGCGGACCGGCGGGATCTGGCGCGAGATCGCGGGAACGGTGTTGTACGGTTGGTGCGTGCTGGCCGTCGCGGCGTATGCGTCGACGACGTTCGGCCTTTTTCCCGTAGAGGACCGGTGGGCGGAGGCGGCTGCGGTTTTCGGCATTGCGGCCTTGGGCGCGTCGGGGCTCGGCGCGGCGGTCGGCTATTGGCGTGCAAGTCGGGTACGCCGGCGGATCGATGAGCTGGACGGATGTCTCACGGCCTGGGAAAAGGGCAATTTCAGTTATCCCGTTCCTGCGTTCGAGGACGAGGCGTTCGGGCGTTTGGCGGAACGATTGGGCGATATCGGCCGGATTTGGCAGGAACAAATTTCTTCCTTGCAGCGGCTGTCGTCGCACAATGCGGAACTCGCCGAAAAAGCGAAAGCGGCCGCTGCCAACGAGGAGCGTCAGCGTCTGGCGCGCGAGTTGCACGACGCGGTCAGCCAGCAGCTGTTCGCGATTTCGATGACGGCGACGGCGGCGCGCAGGGAGATTGAGCGCGATGCGGAGCGGACGAAGCGTCAGCTCGAATTGATCGAAGAGATGGCGGCGGTCGCGCAGTCCGAAATGCGCGCGTTGTTGTTGCATTTGCGCCCGGTCGCGCTGGAAGGCCGGCCGCTCGCGCACGGTTTGGCCGCGCTTTTGGCCGAACTGCGTTCGAAGGTGCCGATGGACATCGCTTGGGAGTTCGAAGAGCCTTTATCGCTGCCGAAAGGAATCGAGGATCATTTGTTCCGCATCGCGCAGGAAGCGCTGTCGAACGCACTCCGGCATTCGCGGGCGACGCGGCTCGAAGTTAAATTGTTCAGATCCGGCGATGCCGTCCGTCTGCTTGTCCGCGACGACGGCGTTGGGTTCGATCCGGCCGCCGCGAAACCGGCGGCTTACGGGTTGGCGACGATGCGGGAGCGCGTGAGCGAGATCGGCGGAACGATGCAGTTGGTGACGGCGCCCGGGCGCGGGACGCGCATCGACATTCGCG